One Halomonas sp. M4R1S46 genomic window carries:
- a CDS encoding LuxR C-terminal-related transcriptional regulator, translated as MVQDKRQILLVTESNPQSQLFTDYLHQQLECPVGVVAPGTAWKPRENNGDVLVLLDADHMDEASMQAWQTHRAEHPNISLAAFNLRDEDHAVETLSGMHLQGIFYRNDPLPLICKGLSTLLDGQLWMSRQLMARMLEFYRRHQINAYRPACGLTQRELEIIGLLGSGASNMEIADRLFVSEHTVKSHLYNIFKKIEVHNRLQAVNWARQNLGTPPPLTERRSNCK; from the coding sequence ATGGTCCAGGATAAACGCCAAATACTGCTGGTGACCGAGTCCAACCCGCAGTCACAGCTCTTCACCGACTACTTGCACCAGCAGCTCGAGTGCCCTGTGGGGGTCGTGGCACCAGGCACGGCCTGGAAGCCCAGGGAAAACAATGGGGATGTCCTGGTGCTCCTGGACGCGGACCACATGGACGAAGCCTCCATGCAGGCCTGGCAGACCCATCGAGCCGAGCACCCCAATATTTCCCTGGCCGCCTTCAACCTTCGGGATGAGGATCATGCCGTCGAGACCCTGTCCGGCATGCACCTCCAGGGCATCTTCTATCGCAATGACCCGCTTCCCTTGATTTGCAAGGGTCTGTCCACGCTGCTGGATGGTCAGCTATGGATGTCACGGCAGCTGATGGCACGCATGCTCGAATTCTATCGTCGCCACCAGATCAATGCCTACCGACCGGCCTGCGGCCTGACTCAGCGGGAACTGGAAATCATCGGCCTGCTCGGCTCCGGTGCATCCAATATGGAAATCGCCGATCGACTCTTCGTCAGTGAGCATACCGTCAAGTCTCACCTCTACAACATCTTCAAGAAGATAGAGGTGCATAATCGGCTGCAAGCCGTCAACTGGGCAAGGCAAAACCTGGGGACTCCCCCGCCGTTGACCGAACGACGATCCAACTGCAAGTAA
- the rdgB gene encoding RdgB/HAM1 family non-canonical purine NTP pyrophosphatase — translation MMTRLVLASGNAGKLREFDQLLAPLGVDVRPQSDFAVTEVEETGLTFVENALLKAREAARISGLPALADDSGLAVDALQGRPGIRSARFAGEPRDDGRNTRRLLDALSEVPDAKRTARYWCVLVLLRHAEDPVPLIVQRSWEGEILTAPRGERGFGYDPVFWIRELGMTAAELSAEEKNRRSHRGRALRALCESLSAGSRA, via the coding sequence ATGATGACGAGACTGGTGCTGGCGAGCGGTAATGCCGGCAAGCTACGCGAATTCGACCAGCTGCTCGCCCCCCTCGGCGTCGACGTTCGGCCCCAGTCGGATTTCGCCGTGACCGAGGTCGAGGAGACGGGGCTGACCTTCGTCGAGAACGCCCTGCTCAAGGCCCGTGAGGCTGCCCGTATCAGTGGACTGCCGGCCCTGGCCGATGACTCGGGGCTGGCCGTGGATGCCCTGCAGGGCCGGCCCGGTATCCGTTCAGCGCGTTTTGCCGGTGAGCCGCGAGATGATGGGCGCAACACTCGCCGCTTGCTGGATGCCCTGAGCGAGGTGCCCGACGCTAAGCGCACCGCTCGCTACTGGTGCGTGCTGGTGTTGCTCCGTCATGCCGAGGATCCCGTGCCACTGATCGTCCAACGCAGCTGGGAGGGGGAGATCCTCACCGCTCCACGGGGGGAGCGGGGCTTCGGCTATGATCCCGTGTTCTGGATTCGCGAGCTGGGCATGACCGCGGCCGAACTGTCCGCCGAGGAAAAGAATCGCCGCAGCCATCGCGGGCGTGCCCTTCGCGCCCTCTGCGAGTCGCTGTCCGCCGGGTCGCGGGCATGA
- the hemW gene encoding radical SAM family heme chaperone HemW yields MRTTALPPLALYVHVPWCVRKCPYCDFNSHGVGRGAELPERPYLAALIADLDADLPLVTGRELVSIFIGGGTPSLMSPAFYRDLLDAVAERLPLAADIEITLEANPGTLERGRFAGYRQAGINRLSLGVQSFQDAQLTALGRIHSGRDAMAAFEEARDAGFDNLNLDLMHGLPGQTPALALDDLERALALGPEHLSWYQLTLEPNTEFHSHPPVLPREDVLWDIQDLGHERLQAAGFSRYEISAYARAGRRARHNLNYWRFGDYLGIGAGAHGKLSVPGKGGHAIERRWKTRQPDAYLRRQHDPRGFVAGREAIDPEELPLEFAMNALRLTEGVPLSDWRDTTGLPAEPLLVRLATARKKGLLVEDADRLQASPQGLLFLNELLASIDISG; encoded by the coding sequence ATGAGGACCACGGCCTTGCCACCGCTCGCCCTCTATGTGCATGTGCCCTGGTGCGTGCGCAAGTGCCCCTATTGTGACTTCAACTCTCATGGCGTGGGGCGCGGCGCCGAGCTGCCGGAGCGGCCGTATCTGGCGGCGTTGATTGCCGATCTGGACGCGGACCTGCCGCTGGTGACCGGACGGGAGCTGGTGAGTATCTTTATCGGGGGAGGCACGCCGAGCCTGATGTCACCGGCCTTCTACCGCGACCTGCTCGACGCCGTCGCCGAGCGGTTGCCGCTGGCCGCCGACATCGAGATCACCCTGGAGGCCAACCCCGGCACCCTCGAGCGTGGCCGCTTCGCCGGTTATCGGCAGGCCGGCATCAACCGCCTGTCGCTGGGCGTGCAGAGCTTTCAGGACGCCCAGTTGACCGCCCTGGGGCGCATCCACTCCGGCCGCGATGCCATGGCGGCGTTCGAGGAGGCCCGTGATGCCGGCTTCGATAACCTCAATCTCGACCTGATGCATGGCCTGCCCGGCCAGACCCCCGCCCTGGCCCTGGATGACCTGGAGCGGGCGCTGGCGCTTGGCCCGGAGCACCTGTCCTGGTACCAGTTGACGCTCGAGCCCAACACCGAGTTCCATTCACATCCGCCCGTCCTGCCCCGGGAGGATGTGCTATGGGACATCCAGGACCTGGGCCACGAGCGACTGCAAGCTGCCGGCTTCTCTCGCTACGAGATCTCCGCCTATGCGCGTGCCGGTCGTCGTGCCCGGCACAACCTGAACTACTGGCGTTTCGGCGACTACCTGGGCATCGGCGCCGGCGCGCATGGCAAGTTGAGTGTGCCCGGAAAGGGGGGACACGCCATCGAACGGCGCTGGAAGACCCGTCAACCCGATGCCTACCTGCGTCGACAGCACGACCCCCGCGGATTCGTGGCGGGCCGTGAGGCGATCGACCCCGAGGAGCTGCCGCTGGAATTCGCCATGAACGCCCTGCGCCTGACCGAGGGGGTGCCGCTGTCCGACTGGCGGGACACGACAGGACTCCCCGCGGAGCCATTGCTCGTCCGCCTCGCCACCGCCCGCAAAAAAGGACTTCTCGTGGAAGACGCCGACAGGCTACAAGCCTCCCCCCAAGGTCTATTATTCTTGAACGAGTTGCTGGCCTCGATCGACATATCGGGCTAG
- a CDS encoding OmpA family protein yields the protein MTRSFRLIAPLAAAALLVGCTTTDPYSGQTQRSKTGTGAAIGAAVGAAAGALSGDGSTSRRDRALIGAAVGAAAGGGIGAYMDKQEEQLRQDMQGTGIGVERRGDDIVLNMPSSVTFGFDSSELTMTARNALNDVSSVLTQYPETRVNIAGHTDSTGEAAYNQQLSERRAQAVGNYLSQSGVASNRLYMSGYGENQPVASNDTEAGRAQNRRVEITLSPIAQR from the coding sequence ATGACCAGAAGCTTTCGCCTGATCGCACCACTTGCCGCCGCTGCCCTGCTGGTGGGATGTACCACCACCGACCCCTATTCCGGTCAGACCCAGCGCAGCAAGACCGGCACCGGCGCCGCCATTGGTGCGGCGGTCGGGGCCGCTGCCGGGGCCCTCAGCGGGGATGGCAGCACCAGTCGTCGCGACCGTGCCCTGATCGGCGCCGCCGTGGGTGCCGCCGCGGGCGGCGGCATCGGTGCCTACATGGACAAGCAGGAAGAGCAACTCCGACAGGACATGCAGGGCACCGGCATCGGGGTGGAACGCCGCGGCGATGACATCGTGCTCAACATGCCGAGCAGCGTGACCTTCGGCTTCGATTCCAGTGAGCTGACCATGACGGCCCGCAATGCCCTCAACGACGTCTCCTCGGTACTGACGCAGTACCCCGAGACGCGGGTCAATATCGCCGGCCACACCGACAGCACCGGCGAGGCCGCCTACAACCAGCAGCTCTCCGAGCGCCGTGCCCAGGCCGTGGGCAACTACCTGTCCCAGAGCGGCGTCGCCTCCAATCGCCTCTACATGAGCGGCTACGGCGAGAACCAGCCGGTGGCCAGCAACGACACCGAAGCGGGACGTGCCCAGAACCGTCGCGTGGAGATCACCCTGAGCCCCATCGCCCAGCGCTGA
- a CDS encoding 23S rRNA (adenine(2030)-N(6))-methyltransferase RlmJ, which yields MLSYQHAYHAGNFADVHKHLVLFTVVEHLLRKTSAVTYIDTHAGRGLYSLASEEASKLQEHRDGIGRLWQARQRLADAPLLGDWLAALARVQPSRRLEHYPGSPWWLSQGLRAQDRLRLFELHPGEHGHLAHQALPANVRRIHGDGLAGLLQGLPAPTPRLCVLIDPSYERKAEYGEVVETVLMAMRKARHAVVLVWYPLLPAGRHQALLDGLRDGGLRKIWRSELTVAAPGDGHGMYGSGMLVVNSPWGLEGRLEGAMASLTPLLGNAGRHQGGWWVPE from the coding sequence ATGCTTTCCTATCAGCACGCCTATCATGCGGGTAACTTCGCCGACGTTCACAAGCACCTGGTGCTTTTTACGGTCGTCGAGCATCTATTACGTAAAACATCTGCCGTTACGTATATTGATACCCATGCGGGGCGCGGTCTCTATTCCCTCGCGTCCGAGGAGGCCAGCAAGCTACAGGAGCATCGGGACGGCATCGGTCGGCTGTGGCAGGCACGCCAGCGCCTCGCCGACGCCCCCCTGCTGGGAGACTGGCTGGCGGCCCTGGCCAGGGTCCAGCCGTCGAGGAGGCTCGAACACTACCCGGGGTCCCCCTGGTGGCTGAGCCAGGGGCTGCGGGCCCAGGATCGCCTGCGCCTGTTCGAACTGCATCCCGGGGAGCATGGCCATCTGGCCCACCAGGCGCTGCCCGCCAATGTGCGACGGATTCATGGCGATGGCCTGGCGGGCTTGCTGCAGGGGCTGCCGGCCCCGACCCCGCGGTTGTGCGTGCTGATCGATCCCAGCTATGAGCGCAAGGCGGAGTACGGCGAGGTCGTCGAGACCGTGCTCATGGCCATGCGCAAGGCACGCCACGCCGTGGTCCTGGTGTGGTATCCGCTATTGCCGGCGGGGCGACATCAGGCGCTGCTCGACGGGCTGCGTGATGGTGGGCTGCGCAAGATCTGGCGCAGTGAACTGACGGTGGCGGCGCCGGGCGATGGGCATGGCATGTACGGCAGCGGCATGCTGGTGGTCAATTCCCCCTGGGGACTGGAGGGGCGTCTGGAAGGCGCCATGGCGTCCCTCACGCCGCTGCTGGGCAATGCCGGTCGCCATCAGGGGGGCTGGTGGGTCCCGGAGTAG
- the mnmE gene encoding tRNA uridine-5-carboxymethylaminomethyl(34) synthesis GTPase MnmE gives MAESLYPQDTIAALATPPGRGGVGIIRVSGPTCRAIAGSLLGHCPEPRRALYGPFRGEKAMIDEGIALYFAGPNSFTGEDVLELQGHGGPVIMDLLLERCVQLGARLARPGEFSERAFLNDKLDLAQAEAIADLIEASSRGAAENALRSLQGEFSRRVEGLVQRLIELRMYVEAAIDFPEEEIDFLADGRVGDQLATIQSALAEVRAAAGQGALMREGMNVVIAGRPNAGKSSLLNALTEQDTAIVTDIEGTTRDVLREHIHLDGMPLHVIDTAGLRDTPDAVEKIGVARAWSEIETADRVLLLVDAATTDAIDPMAIWPEFVERLADPSRLTLVRNKVDTSHESAGLDVSTTTPVLRLSAKTGAGVDNLKEHLKAVMGFSATTEGRFSARRRHLDALDRADAALSNGAAQLSGYGAGELLAEDLRDAQQALGEITGEFSADDLLGEIFGSFCIGK, from the coding sequence ATGGCCGAGAGCCTCTACCCCCAGGACACCATCGCCGCCCTGGCCACCCCGCCGGGCCGCGGCGGCGTGGGCATCATTCGCGTCTCGGGGCCCACCTGCCGGGCGATCGCCGGCAGCCTGCTGGGCCATTGCCCCGAGCCCCGACGGGCCCTGTATGGCCCTTTCCGGGGCGAGAAGGCCATGATCGACGAGGGAATCGCCCTGTACTTCGCGGGGCCGAACTCTTTCACCGGCGAGGACGTCCTCGAGCTGCAGGGCCACGGCGGCCCGGTGATCATGGACCTGCTGCTGGAACGCTGCGTGCAGCTGGGGGCCCGACTGGCCCGCCCCGGCGAGTTCTCCGAGCGGGCCTTCCTCAACGACAAGCTCGACCTGGCCCAGGCCGAGGCGATCGCCGACCTCATCGAGGCCAGTTCCCGCGGCGCCGCCGAGAACGCCCTGCGTTCCCTCCAGGGGGAGTTCTCGCGCCGGGTGGAGGGGCTGGTGCAGCGACTGATCGAGCTGCGCATGTACGTTGAGGCCGCCATCGACTTCCCCGAGGAAGAGATCGACTTCCTCGCCGACGGCCGGGTCGGGGACCAGCTCGCCACGATCCAGTCAGCGCTCGCCGAGGTACGGGCGGCCGCCGGCCAGGGGGCGCTGATGCGCGAGGGCATGAACGTGGTCATCGCCGGACGCCCCAATGCCGGCAAGTCGAGCCTGCTCAATGCCCTCACCGAGCAGGACACCGCCATCGTCACCGATATCGAGGGCACCACCCGCGACGTGCTGCGCGAGCACATCCACCTGGATGGCATGCCCCTGCACGTGATCGATACCGCCGGGCTGCGTGACACCCCCGATGCGGTGGAGAAGATCGGGGTGGCCCGGGCCTGGTCGGAGATCGAGACGGCCGACCGGGTGCTGCTGCTGGTGGATGCCGCCACCACGGATGCCATCGATCCCATGGCCATCTGGCCGGAGTTCGTCGAGCGCCTGGCCGACCCCTCGCGGCTGACGCTGGTCCGCAACAAGGTCGACACCAGCCACGAGAGCGCCGGCCTGGACGTGTCCACAACCACACCGGTGCTACGCCTGTCGGCGAAGACCGGCGCGGGTGTGGATAACCTCAAGGAGCATCTCAAGGCGGTGATGGGGTTCTCGGCCACCACCGAGGGCCGCTTCTCGGCGCGCCGGCGTCACCTGGACGCCCTGGACCGGGCCGACGCGGCGCTGAGCAACGGGGCGGCCCAGCTATCCGGCTACGGCGCCGGCGAGCTGCTCGCCGAGGACCTCCGTGACGCCCAGCAGGCCCTCGGCGAGATCACCGGCGAATTCAGCGCCGATGACCTGCTGGGCGAGATCTTCGGTAGTTTCTGCATCGGCAAGTAA